DNA from Carassius carassius chromosome 25, fCarCar2.1, whole genome shotgun sequence:
TGACTTAATGTGTAGTCATACCTACCTACAGtatatgaaatgaaaatgtgcaAGTGTAGCCAGTACTTTTCAAAAGTGtaagaattaaaattaattttgtgatagaaacatttattttagtttaagtattCAGTTTAAATTGCACATGAGTAAAGTACAAACTCaaaatcaaaatgttatttcagtagtgaagtaaaataactgaaaaaaagctAAAAGAATGAAGGATTGTTGTTATAACAattttattatcataattatttaataaatattgagacattaatcttatttattcagttattctTCAACGTGGCACAAAATTCTGCCTTATAGGCTAAGACGTTTATCCACATGTACATTTTCCAgatgcaaagtaaaaaaataaaaataaatcctctCTTTGCTATGTCGTTGCAATGTTGTTGCGATTGACCGTGACATTTAACGTCTCATATCTTACGTCTGATGCCTGAATACTGTGGGATTTTGGCCAGACGGCTGGCAAGCGTATACACGTCAGTTCTCCTCTGTTTGCTTGGCAATCAGCAAAAAGTGCATAAATCACACCACATACACAGCAAAGTTTAAAGCATAACACTGAATAGCGCTTCACACGTGAGAGGCGAGCGGACATTGTGGTTTTATAGTTTCCTTCTGAAACATAAAAACAATGGCTTCAGACACAATTCTCTTACTGATTTCGTTTATTTTCACCTCTCAGAGTGgtaagaaaacagtttttttaatctGCTTGTTTCATATTCTAACTGTACATTCATTGTTTTCCCATATAGTGTGTAAGGATAGCATTCCTATGTGCAAAATGATCCAGGTTGAAAAAAATGCTGAGAAGTTTAGTAATGTTTCATGCTTTTACCTTTGAATTGCTCAGGTTTAGGTTTAAACTTTGGCCATATATTGGTTACACTGCTGCATTGTGATTTTTCTGCATGTTGAAACATGATTCTTTTTCCTCATTTCAGAAATATGTTCTCTGTACTACACCTATAGTACCGTATCGAAATCTCTGATTTCAGAATTTCACCGCTCAGTTGAAATCAATGACATAGAGATGAGCTTCTGTAAGAGTGTGAATAAAGCAGATTTCTTGACTCAGTTGTGTGAGGAATCTAAGAGACTCTTTAGAAATGAAACTGATTATTTGAATTATAAAAGAGACTGGCTTCAGATCAACTTAAACGCACTGATGGAAGTAGGAAATGAAAACGTGACGAACGATGCAGGTAATTATGTTTAGGTTACAGTGGGGTAAGCTGTGTCATGCCAAGTAATTTCAATGTCAATGACCtgatctaaaaaaagaaaaggaaaaaaatggaaaatggaCATAGGTACATCTTCTGACATGGTTGGTTAAGAAATGAAAAGCTACGCACTGCATCAGTTATAGTTAAAAGAATTGTTGGCAAACCTATAAAATGCCAGGAACATATTAATCAATTCAATAATGATCCAATCCTAGCCTCTTCAGAATTTGCTCATTTATATCCAAATGGCTGCTGTAAATCATTGTACCATCAGTATAATTTTGAAATTGATATTTCAAGTAAAAAAccaatgtacagtacatacacttgctttaaatgaataataTCAGTCACATTTAGTGAATTTTATTTTCTGATGTGTATTTTTTCAGATCTTCATGTTCTTCAGTGGAGACACGGCTGTGCAGGTGAACGTCACTCTAATGGTTCAATAATATTTCTTCAAGGAAGTGATGAATACGCCTATGATGGAGAGACTTTGACCTTTAACCTCTCTGTGCACTGGAAACCTTTGTTCCTTGAGCATGGCATCATCTGGAACAGAGAATCAGTTTCCAGTCTTGAGAGGAAATGTGTGGAAACATTAACCAGCTTTACTGACCTTCAACGAGAGGGAAAGTTCATCACAGCATGTGAGTTTATCTCACTTATAGTTCACATAAGAATCTGTAGGATTATCATTTGAATGAGTTATTTTCAAGCTGGTTTATTATTTGAATGAATCATGTCTGTGTGTCGTGCAGCTCGTCCTGAGGTTTACTCTTCTGTAAAAGCATCTGGATCATCAGAGCAGCAGATTCTGGTGTGTTTGGCCACAGGCTTCTACCCTAAACATGTGCAGATGGAGATCAGGCGTGATCAGACGCTGGTACCTGAGGACCAGCTAAACTCACATGGACTCAGACCAAACGCAGACGGATCCTTTCAGCTAATGAAGACTCTGCAGATCCTGCCGTCTGAAAGATCTCACTATCAGTGTGTGGTGAAGCACCAGACTCTGACTGAACCACTCATTAGCAGCTGAGGTAACGATAATGAGGAGGATAATAAAGGTCTCTATTTCATAAGATCACTTCATAATtactgttacatttgattttgcaCCCTTATCAAACTCTTTGTTTTCTGTGTCAGATGAATCGAATGTCCTGCTGCCGGTGATCATTGGAGTTGAAGTTGCTTTAGTTGTTCTTGCTATCATTGTTCTTGTTTTGTATCTGTTGAGAAAATGTGTTAAATATCGAAGTGAGTATTATTCCTTTAAG
Protein-coding regions in this window:
- the LOC132104623 gene encoding popy class I histocompatibility antigen, alpha chain E-like isoform X1 yields the protein MASDTILLLISFIFTSQSEICSLYYTYSTVSKSLISEFHRSVEINDIEMSFCKSVNKADFLTQLCEESKRLFRNETDYLNYKRDWLQINLNALMEVGNENVTNDADLHVLQWRHGCAGERHSNGSIIFLQGSDEYAYDGETLTFNLSVHWKPLFLEHGIIWNRESVSSLERKCVETLTSFTDLQREGKFITASRPEVYSSVKASGSSEQQILVCLATGFYPKHVQMEIRRDQTLVPEDQLNSHGLRPNADGSFQLMKTLQILPSERSHYQCVVKHQTLTEPLISS
- the LOC132104623 gene encoding hereditary hemochromatosis protein homolog isoform X2; translated protein: MASDTILLLISFIFTSQSEICSLYYTYSTVSKSLISEFHRSVEINDIEMSFCKSVNKADFLTQLCEESKRLFRNETDYLNYKRDWLQINLNALMEVGNENVTNDAGSDEYAYDGETLTFNLSVHWKPLFLEHGIIWNRESVSSLERKCVETLTSFTDLQREGKFITASRPEVYSSVKASGSSEQQILVCLATGFYPKHVQMEIRRDQTLVPEDQLNSHGLRPNADGSFQLMKTLQILPSERSHYQCVVKHQTLTEPLISS